From a single Intestinibaculum porci genomic region:
- a CDS encoding NAD(P)/FAD-dependent oxidoreductase, whose protein sequence is MSYTKLFEKGKIGRLELKNRIVMPAMGCSLASSTGEASQEMITYYAKRAKGGAGLIITEITRIDDETGIGTPNQLSVTDLKHIPQLTRLAEAVHAYNTKIFVQLHHPGNQTPSRLLHGKQIVSASDVTCSVIGEKPRALTTEEVEGLVKKFVFGAYVAKAAGIDGVELHAAHGYLLDQFMSPHTNKRTDRYGGDFLGRMRMITEIIKGIQATCGPTYPISVRMDGAEYISDGIDQAEGIKIAKYLESLGIQALNVSCGTYESGYTIVEPAMLKEGWKADLARQIKANVSIPVIAVNTIKHPAFAESLLEEDVCDFVGIGRGFLADAEWGTKAQKGQDLYIRKCIGCLECFRILNTLRPVECTLNPLLGREYHWDHLHKTGQHRKVAVLGGGPAGMEAAIVLAKRQFDVTLFEATDKLGGTMNLAAIPPHKELLGEFVETMAAQVEEAGVQVVYNTKATPEDLKEAGFEAIFMAIGGQPIVPNLPGIDQAITAESVLKGEHDLHDQKIVIIGGGVTGLETAETLAKDNQVTVIEMANQVGTTLYASYRGVLLKEMHDMGITIKTEHRLTHIEDHQVYTKHGDEDVAFEADTVVLAMGVKPKREALEDFEKVFDQVILLGDTDHPGQIREALHSAYDRAFVFDLG, encoded by the coding sequence ATGAGTTATACAAAATTGTTTGAAAAGGGCAAGATTGGACGATTGGAATTAAAGAATCGTATTGTCATGCCGGCCATGGGATGTTCATTAGCCTCATCAACCGGTGAAGCATCTCAGGAAATGATCACTTATTATGCGAAAAGGGCGAAAGGAGGGGCTGGTCTCATTATTACGGAGATTACCCGTATTGACGATGAAACGGGGATTGGTACACCAAATCAGTTATCAGTAACGGATTTGAAGCATATCCCTCAGTTAACACGTTTAGCAGAAGCTGTTCATGCGTATAATACAAAGATCTTTGTACAGTTACATCATCCAGGGAATCAGACGCCATCACGTTTATTACATGGCAAACAGATTGTCTCTGCAAGCGATGTAACGTGTTCAGTGATTGGAGAAAAGCCACGTGCCTTAACAACCGAAGAAGTAGAAGGATTAGTGAAGAAGTTTGTCTTTGGTGCATATGTGGCCAAAGCAGCTGGTATTGATGGCGTGGAATTACATGCCGCCCATGGCTATTTATTAGATCAGTTCATGTCTCCCCATACCAATAAACGTACTGATCGCTATGGCGGGGATTTCTTAGGACGAATGCGTATGATTACAGAAATCATCAAAGGCATTCAAGCTACCTGTGGTCCTACTTATCCTATTAGTGTACGTATGGATGGGGCTGAATATATTTCTGATGGTATTGATCAGGCAGAAGGCATTAAGATTGCCAAATACTTAGAGTCTTTAGGCATTCAGGCTTTAAATGTCAGCTGCGGGACCTATGAATCAGGCTATACGATTGTCGAACCAGCGATGTTAAAGGAAGGCTGGAAAGCAGATTTAGCCAGACAGATTAAAGCCAATGTATCGATTCCAGTTATTGCCGTGAATACAATTAAGCATCCCGCATTTGCGGAAAGCTTATTAGAAGAAGATGTCTGTGACTTTGTCGGCATTGGCCGTGGCTTTTTAGCGGATGCAGAATGGGGCACAAAAGCGCAGAAAGGACAAGACTTATATATCCGTAAATGTATTGGCTGCCTGGAGTGTTTCCGTATCTTAAATACCTTAAGACCAGTAGAATGTACTTTAAATCCATTATTAGGAAGAGAATACCATTGGGATCATTTACATAAAACCGGTCAGCATCGAAAAGTGGCTGTTTTAGGCGGCGGCCCAGCAGGGATGGAAGCCGCCATTGTTTTAGCGAAGAGACAGTTTGATGTCACTTTATTTGAAGCGACAGATAAACTGGGCGGGACGATGAATTTAGCGGCCATTCCGCCACATAAGGAATTATTAGGAGAATTTGTGGAAACGATGGCGGCTCAGGTCGAAGAAGCGGGTGTCCAGGTTGTTTATAACACAAAGGCAACCCCTGAAGATTTAAAAGAAGCCGGCTTTGAAGCAATCTTTATGGCGATTGGCGGACAGCCAATTGTTCCAAACTTACCAGGTATTGATCAGGCTATTACGGCTGAATCTGTTTTAAAGGGTGAACATGATTTACATGATCAGAAGATTGTTATTATTGGCGGTGGTGTCACCGGCTTAGAAACCGCGGAAACTTTAGCTAAAGATAATCAGGTAACGGTTATTGAAATGGCCAATCAGGTAGGTACCACATTATATGCATCTTATCGTGGTGTCTTACTTAAAGAAATGCATGATATGGGGATTACTATTAAAACAGAACATCGTTTAACCCATATTGAAGATCATCAGGTTTATACAAAGCATGGTGATGAAGATGTCGCTTTTGAAGCGGATACTGTTGTTTTAGCGATGGGTGTCAAACCAAAGAGAGAGGCTTTAGAAGACTTTGAAAAAGTCTTTGATCAGGTTATTCTTTTAGGTGATACAGATCATCCAGGACAAATTCGTGAAGCTTTACATAGTGCTTATGATCGCGCCTTTGTCTTTGATTTAGGTTGA
- a CDS encoding GGDEF domain-containing protein → MRPVTKKISQLRNLFTVCLIVEIVLLCGIYVVLPSKPLFILVLYIMVKNIIVFGCMMYTGYVLDRNALSVSEALSSDASNALIFGGVGLIMYDDNRNITWVSDLLLAMNINIVGVKLLEWQPTLAGLFEDEDIRLIDVKGKKFEAYNAAGSHLIYLKDVTQYVGLEQDYTDQQMCLGYLTIDNYEETLQNVDEPKAAQIQGICRQVIVDWAYNNGMIIRRYKTGSYMLFFNERIYKKLVENKFDILDTFKKACLELDEVITLSIGIGRGTRVLGELDQLASQALRLTYSRGGDQVAIKSGKDRVRFFGGRSDTMEKSSKVRARVIAQTLAGIIRRSSNVYVMGHKFSDLDSFGASIGMARIVQAYDKKVNIIYDPESLEDKTAGVAELVKKDERYKGLLVSYSEVLEYIDKDSLLILVDHHKPSLSISNVMLEKVKNKVVIDHHRRGEEFIDSPILTYLEPSASSTVELIIELCSYETNDIHFNDFDATIMYSGILVDTNQFRQRVGVRTFQSAARLKEMSADVIRAYEFLEDSFAKTVEIIKITESAYQFKNDILIAHSNDNEEHAQVTLAKASNRLLNVSNVKAAFTVGRVAKNKVAISARSSRDINVQMIMELMGGGGHFTMAACQLEDVSVDQATQQLENAINQYLDERGE, encoded by the coding sequence ATGAGACCTGTGACAAAGAAAATCAGTCAGTTAAGAAACCTCTTTACCGTCTGTCTTATTGTCGAAATTGTATTGTTATGTGGGATCTATGTGGTTCTTCCAAGTAAACCACTCTTTATTTTAGTACTCTATATTATGGTCAAAAATATTATTGTCTTTGGCTGTATGATGTATACCGGTTATGTTTTAGATCGCAATGCCTTAAGTGTCAGTGAAGCTTTAAGCTCTGATGCTTCTAATGCATTGATCTTTGGCGGGGTCGGTTTAATCATGTATGATGATAACCGTAATATCACCTGGGTCTCAGACCTGTTATTAGCCATGAATATCAATATCGTTGGGGTAAAGCTCTTAGAATGGCAGCCAACTTTAGCGGGCCTATTCGAAGATGAAGATATCCGTTTAATCGATGTCAAAGGCAAGAAGTTTGAAGCCTATAATGCGGCAGGTTCTCATCTCATCTATTTAAAAGATGTCACTCAGTATGTCGGCTTAGAGCAGGACTATACGGATCAGCAGATGTGTTTAGGCTATTTAACGATCGATAACTATGAAGAAACCCTGCAGAATGTCGATGAACCAAAAGCGGCGCAGATCCAGGGAATCTGTCGACAGGTTATTGTCGACTGGGCTTATAATAATGGGATGATCATCCGTCGTTATAAAACTGGCTCTTATATGTTATTCTTTAATGAACGTATTTATAAGAAACTCGTTGAAAACAAGTTTGATATCTTAGATACCTTCAAGAAGGCCTGTCTGGAATTAGATGAAGTTATTACCTTATCCATTGGGATTGGGAGAGGAACGAGAGTTTTAGGTGAATTAGATCAGCTCGCTTCGCAGGCTTTACGTTTAACTTATTCCCGAGGCGGCGATCAGGTCGCTATTAAATCTGGTAAAGATCGTGTTCGTTTCTTTGGCGGCCGCAGCGATACAATGGAGAAATCCTCTAAAGTACGTGCTCGTGTTATCGCTCAGACGTTAGCCGGCATTATCCGTCGTTCTTCTAATGTTTATGTTATGGGTCATAAGTTCTCAGACTTAGATTCCTTTGGGGCTTCTATTGGAATGGCCCGTATTGTGCAGGCTTATGATAAGAAAGTCAATATTATCTATGATCCCGAATCACTAGAAGATAAAACGGCAGGGGTCGCTGAACTCGTTAAAAAAGATGAACGTTATAAAGGCTTATTAGTCAGCTATTCCGAAGTGTTAGAATACATTGATAAAGATTCTTTATTAATCTTAGTAGATCATCATAAACCATCATTATCGATCTCTAATGTCATGTTAGAGAAAGTGAAAAATAAAGTGGTTATTGATCACCATCGACGTGGTGAAGAATTCATTGATTCACCAATTCTTACATATCTGGAACCAAGTGCTTCCTCAACTGTTGAGTTGATCATTGAATTATGTTCTTATGAAACCAACGATATTCATTTCAATGATTTTGATGCGACGATTATGTACTCAGGTATTTTAGTCGATACTAATCAGTTCAGACAGCGTGTTGGCGTCCGTACTTTCCAGTCGGCTGCCCGCTTAAAAGAAATGTCTGCCGATGTCATTCGCGCTTATGAATTCTTAGAGGATTCCTTTGCGAAGACCGTTGAAATTATTAAGATTACGGAAAGTGCTTATCAGTTTAAAAATGATATTCTCATTGCCCACAGTAATGACAATGAAGAACATGCTCAGGTAACGTTAGCGAAAGCCAGCAACCGCTTATTAAATGTCTCAAATGTCAAGGCGGCGTTCACAGTTGGCCGTGTTGCCAAGAACAAAGTGGCGATTTCCGCTCGTTCATCGCGTGATATCAATGTCCAGATGATTATGGAATTAATGGGCGGCGGAGGTCATTTCACGATGGCTGCCTGCCAGTTAGAAGATGTGAGTGTTGATCAGGCAACACAGCAGTTAGAAAATGCAATTAATCAGTATTTAGATGAGAGAGGAGAATAA
- a CDS encoding DUF2232 domain-containing protein — translation MKTRKLVYGAMIAALVGVISLLNSYTAGTFDTLIGYFMVIPFAWYGYTYSLKDNLLVAFASIIIVLFTGLPTFLIIACYAAAFGTFVGECLHRQASKATMLLGGLIISFVVNLLEVTILAKIVDINMTRDMTSAYNSIINYMPQMKKTISLSQFLNLIPMMILLLSVMECYVMLGITQIVMLRLKVPFPANFHIATFNMGKPFAIMAAIVFGISMFYLQKYQLKNQVANYLYYGSFLLFAVQGMSFLAFMMLCYNHPKMPALLFILFFIPMVAQLYALIGAFDVFTGARQRLYNNITKGG, via the coding sequence ATGAAAACAAGAAAATTAGTTTATGGGGCAATGATTGCGGCCTTAGTAGGCGTCATTTCATTGCTTAACTCTTATACCGCAGGGACCTTTGATACCCTGATTGGTTATTTTATGGTCATTCCTTTTGCCTGGTATGGCTATACCTATTCTTTGAAAGATAATTTACTAGTGGCTTTTGCCAGTATTATCATTGTCTTATTCACCGGCTTACCAACATTTCTGATTATTGCCTGCTATGCAGCGGCTTTTGGCACCTTTGTTGGAGAATGTTTACATCGCCAAGCGAGTAAAGCGACGATGTTACTGGGTGGTCTGATCATTTCCTTTGTCGTCAATTTATTAGAAGTGACTATCTTAGCAAAGATTGTCGATATTAATATGACCAGAGATATGACGTCGGCTTACAATTCAATTATCAATTATATGCCACAAATGAAAAAGACGATCAGTTTATCACAGTTCCTTAATCTGATTCCGATGATGATTCTGTTATTGTCCGTAATGGAATGTTATGTCATGTTAGGGATTACCCAAATTGTGATGTTAAGACTGAAAGTGCCATTTCCTGCAAACTTCCATATTGCGACCTTCAATATGGGGAAACCTTTTGCCATTATGGCGGCGATTGTCTTTGGCATCAGTATGTTCTATTTACAAAAATATCAGTTAAAGAATCAGGTTGCCAATTATTTATATTATGGTTCATTTCTGCTCTTTGCCGTGCAGGGCATGTCCTTTTTAGCATTCATGATGTTATGTTATAATCATCCTAAGATGCCAGCCTTATTATTTATTTTATTCTTTATTCCAATGGTAGCACAGCTTTATGCATTGATTGGCGCATTTGATGTGTTTACAGGAGCAAGACAAAGATTATATAATAATATCACGAAAGGGGGATGA
- the srtB gene encoding class B sortase, producing the protein MDIKLYNGCKRVEKIFDKVVIIICVICFLICTYALIDTIHVYYHANDRSLLAFRPDWDDDSNKLGKLSKDCVAWLSVKDTKIDYPIMQGKDNSEYLNMDPYGEYSLSGSIFLDYRNNPNFTDRYSLVYGHHMEEGAMFGALDSYLKKDYFMKHRQGTIITKSNKKYKIQFYALLEDSATNMAIFSPTTTNVSSLENYIASKAKIYMKPSHPDGKLIALSTCKYPDTEDRVILFGHMEEKK; encoded by the coding sequence ATGGATATCAAGTTATATAATGGCTGTAAACGTGTAGAAAAGATCTTTGATAAAGTTGTTATTATTATTTGTGTGATCTGTTTTCTGATTTGTACGTATGCTTTAATAGATACCATTCATGTGTATTATCATGCGAATGATCGTTCTCTTTTAGCATTCCGTCCTGACTGGGATGATGACAGCAATAAACTGGGGAAACTGTCGAAAGACTGTGTTGCCTGGCTTTCTGTTAAGGATACAAAGATTGATTATCCGATTATGCAAGGGAAAGATAACTCAGAATATCTGAATATGGACCCTTATGGAGAATATTCATTATCAGGGAGTATTTTCTTAGATTATCGTAATAACCCGAACTTCACTGATCGCTATTCCTTAGTGTATGGGCATCATATGGAGGAAGGGGCCATGTTTGGTGCATTAGATTCCTACCTGAAAAAAGATTACTTCATGAAGCACCGTCAGGGCACAATTATTACAAAGTCTAATAAGAAATACAAGATTCAGTTCTATGCGTTATTAGAAGATTCTGCCACTAACATGGCGATCTTCTCACCTACAACAACGAATGTTTCTTCATTAGAGAATTATATTGCTTCTAAAGCTAAGATCTATATGAAACCAAGTCATCCTGATGGTAAGCTTATTGCTTTAAGTACATGTAAGTATCCGGATACGGAAGATCGTGTTATATTATTTGGACATATGGAGGAAAAGAAATGA
- the dnaB gene encoding replicative DNA helicase: protein MESARELPHDLEAERALLGAMLIDKGACDEVINLATPEDFYYDHHKLIYEGMKYLHDGGAPVDVTTVTSYLMDKGVLDKVGGVEYLLQLSESVPTTAHTQYYLNILNNRSLLRRLIKECTDIISSAYDGDVGDMNDYINGVEKDFLDVTRDRNAGEFKDIHDVIDEVTQRLYKLQQSGGVVSGVKTGFRELDKLTSGFQPGDLVIIAARPSVGKTAFALNIGFNSSHNSEEAVAIFSLEMPATQLVNRLICCAGRVNNDSLKNGSILKENASKYYAAAERVGQCNLYIDDTAGIKIGEIAAKCRRLNQEKGLKMVIIDYLQLIQGPTNSRESRQQEVSDISRQLKAMARELECPVIALSQLSRAVEQRKGKPMLSDLRESGAIEQDADIVAFLHREDYQNKEKEQEVNGITEIIVAKHRNGATADIKLVFEREYSCFSNYTTEEMPEGAGIRDVRPQ from the coding sequence ATGGAAAGTGCAAGAGAATTACCGCATGACTTAGAAGCAGAACGCGCCTTATTAGGGGCGATGCTCATTGATAAAGGAGCCTGTGATGAAGTCATCAACTTAGCGACTCCAGAAGATTTCTATTATGATCACCATAAACTCATTTATGAAGGAATGAAATACCTTCATGATGGTGGTGCACCCGTGGATGTCACAACCGTGACATCCTATTTAATGGATAAAGGCGTTCTTGATAAAGTAGGCGGTGTTGAATACCTCTTACAGTTATCAGAATCCGTACCAACCACAGCTCATACCCAGTATTATTTGAATATCCTTAATAACCGTTCATTGCTGAGAAGACTGATCAAAGAATGCACGGATATTATTTCTTCTGCTTATGACGGAGATGTCGGGGATATGAATGATTATATCAACGGCGTGGAAAAAGACTTCTTAGATGTTACGCGCGATCGTAATGCCGGGGAGTTTAAAGATATTCATGATGTCATTGATGAAGTGACCCAGCGTTTATACAAACTCCAGCAATCAGGCGGAGTTGTCTCAGGGGTCAAAACCGGCTTTAGAGAACTCGATAAGTTAACCTCTGGTTTTCAGCCTGGTGATTTGGTCATTATAGCCGCCCGTCCATCCGTTGGGAAAACCGCATTTGCCTTAAATATCGGTTTTAACTCTTCTCATAACAGTGAAGAGGCGGTTGCTATTTTCTCACTAGAAATGCCAGCAACGCAGTTAGTTAACCGTTTGATTTGCTGCGCAGGGAGAGTGAATAACGATTCCCTAAAGAATGGTTCTATCTTAAAAGAGAATGCCAGCAAGTACTACGCTGCTGCTGAACGTGTCGGTCAGTGTAACCTTTATATCGATGATACCGCCGGGATCAAAATTGGGGAAATCGCTGCGAAATGCCGTCGCCTTAATCAGGAAAAAGGCTTAAAGATGGTCATCATTGACTACTTACAGTTAATCCAGGGACCAACCAATTCCAGAGAATCCCGTCAGCAGGAAGTCTCTGATATTTCTCGTCAGCTAAAAGCTATGGCCCGTGAATTAGAATGTCCGGTTATTGCCTTATCACAGCTCTCCCGAGCAGTTGAACAGCGTAAAGGTAAACCAATGTTATCAGATTTACGTGAATCCGGGGCTATTGAACAGGATGCCGATATCGTTGCCTTCTTACATCGAGAAGATTATCAGAATAAAGAAAAAGAGCAGGAAGTGAATGGGATCACGGAAATTATTGTGGCGAAGCACCGTAACGGGGCTACTGCCGATATTAAATTAGTGTTCGAAAGAGAATATTCTTGTTTCTCTAATTATACAACTGAAGAAATGCCGGAAGGCGCAGGAATCAGAGATGTTAGACCACAATAA
- a CDS encoding SpaA isopeptide-forming pilin-related protein — protein MSFFYGCTSLNKVDLSGLNTSNVTNMVSFFSGCTSLTNDGKTSYIKFNNGDKSYFTTSKVTNMSYMFYGSGITKLDLSGFDVSSLTDMYSMFANCSGLKEINLSSFNGAVSTEYASTPGLPSSFYPFTGCNNLEEITFGSNWHHADSKTYLKLGVSGYWKYTSTSNIYTSDELDSSFDGSTMAGTYKRVNVAGSDPQYEANGSLYGNNIWEIHDPAHAFHGYCLNIKKHYPDGYYDKVKLDDNINKKTNSDENGHSNYIGDYISSNSGCETIGGASPTMNRALIALIYWSDDFISKGQLNQTEAQDLIWLYTDQYDLIANKDYTNETQTIEFDHTNKIFKFYSIDSGGNRTKLKYTWDLKTYNYDNIPDHDKVKLYIYSPSSSNTENVQNLLSIEGIHPDVRAGVRVKKEDQFGNPVIGAKFGLYEDKNNDGNFSEDEQKTTFTTSELGYGGIFSMDKTTGLTEGSYAVKEISAPNGYSIETENIDKFYKFEVGPNDDQKIIDVGDKVTSSDGTSKVVIRNTKIRDKGAGLEIVKKDSNNHLLQGAEFTITDVTEGVDDSLKDKTITIVTGQDGIARTGKLSLQIGHKYHIVETKAPDGYEVNPNIEDVTVKDDDNLKYIQRTVIDNSDIPHDGKLIIRKIVTGLPLSDDTFKFKLSLLLPMTNFNESLAKYPITMKIVSEDGSEDYSGRFIPTGTSDGITTYLMNFSLKNGQYLYISGLPSKEDGKYTYQVSESSYDGYTTYVKNGDGSYTQTNSTGGNITSTSTVVFKNEIQNVVPTSADTFTRSPFWITIALGALVVIYIKKRKKKLMTNRM, from the coding sequence ATGTCGTTCTTTTATGGCTGTACTTCATTAAATAAAGTTGATTTAAGTGGTTTAAATACTTCAAATGTAACTAATATGGTGTCTTTCTTTAGCGGATGTACTAGTCTTACAAATGATGGTAAAACAAGTTACATTAAATTTAATAACGGAGATAAATCGTATTTTACAACTAGTAAAGTCACAAATATGTCTTATATGTTTTATGGTAGCGGAATAACAAAATTAGATTTGTCCGGCTTTGATGTATCATCACTTACGGATATGTATTCTATGTTTGCTAATTGTAGTGGCTTAAAAGAGATCAATTTATCTAGTTTTAATGGAGCAGTTTCAACTGAATATGCTTCTACGCCTGGTCTACCATCTTCCTTTTATCCGTTTACAGGTTGTAATAATCTAGAAGAAATTACTTTTGGATCAAATTGGCATCATGCTGATTCTAAAACTTATTTAAAATTAGGTGTTTCTGGGTATTGGAAATACACTTCAACTTCAAACATATATACGAGTGATGAACTAGATAGTTCTTTTGATGGAAGTACAATGGCAGGTACCTATAAGAGAGTAAATGTGGCTGGATCTGATCCTCAATATGAAGCTAATGGTAGTCTTTATGGTAATAATATTTGGGAAATTCATGATCCTGCTCATGCATTTCATGGATACTGCTTAAATATAAAGAAGCATTATCCAGACGGCTATTATGATAAAGTTAAATTAGATGATAATATAAATAAAAAAACGAACTCGGATGAAAATGGACATTCTAATTATATTGGAGACTATATTAGTTCAAATAGTGGGTGTGAAACAATTGGTGGCGCAAGTCCAACAATGAATAGAGCATTAATTGCATTAATATATTGGTCTGATGACTTCATATCTAAAGGACAGCTAAACCAAACTGAAGCTCAGGATTTGATTTGGTTATATACTGATCAGTATGATTTAATTGCGAATAAAGATTATACAAATGAAACACAGACAATCGAATTTGATCATACTAATAAAATATTCAAGTTTTATTCTATTGACTCAGGAGGAAATAGAACAAAACTAAAATATACTTGGGATTTAAAAACGTACAATTATGATAATATACCTGATCATGATAAAGTTAAATTATATATTTATTCTCCATCTTCGAGCAATACAGAAAATGTGCAAAACTTATTATCAATAGAGGGCATTCATCCTGATGTAAGAGCGGGAGTAAGAGTAAAGAAAGAAGACCAATTTGGAAATCCTGTTATTGGTGCTAAATTCGGTCTTTATGAAGATAAAAATAATGATGGTAATTTTTCTGAAGATGAACAAAAAACTACATTTACAACAAGTGAATTAGGGTACGGTGGTATATTCTCAATGGATAAGACTACAGGATTAACTGAAGGTAGTTATGCTGTAAAAGAAATTTCGGCTCCAAATGGTTATTCTATTGAAACAGAAAATATAGATAAGTTTTATAAATTTGAAGTAGGACCTAATGATGATCAAAAGATAATCGATGTGGGAGATAAAGTAACTTCTAGCGATGGAACGTCAAAAGTTGTTATTAGAAACACAAAGATAAGAGATAAAGGCGCAGGATTAGAAATAGTAAAAAAAGATTCTAATAATCATTTGCTCCAAGGTGCTGAGTTCACGATCACTGATGTAACAGAAGGTGTTGATGATTCTCTAAAAGATAAAACAATTACTATTGTGACTGGTCAGGATGGTATTGCAAGAACTGGTAAGCTCTCATTACAAATTGGGCATAAGTATCACATTGTGGAAACTAAAGCTCCTGATGGATATGAAGTTAATCCTAACATTGAAGATGTCACCGTTAAAGATGATGATAACTTGAAATATATACAAAGAACTGTGATTGATAATTCAGATATACCTCACGATGGTAAACTTATAATTCGTAAAATAGTTACTGGGCTACCTCTTTCAGATGATACGTTTAAATTTAAATTGAGTTTATTACTTCCAATGACAAACTTTAATGAATCATTAGCAAAATATCCAATTACTATGAAAATTGTTTCTGAAGATGGTTCGGAAGATTATAGTGGTCGTTTTATTCCGACGGGAACAAGTGATGGTATTACAACATATTTGATGAATTTTTCACTCAAAAATGGACAATACCTGTATATAAGTGGTCTACCTTCAAAAGAAGACGGTAAATATACATATCAAGTATCAGAGTCAAGCTATGATGGCTATACAACTTATGTTAAAAATGGCGATGGTAGTTATACTCAAACGAATTCAACGGGGGGAAATATAACAAGTACTTCAACTGTAGTATTTAAGAATGAAATTCAAAATGTTGTACCAACGAGTGCTGATACATTCACACGATCACCATTCTGGATCACTATTGCATTAGGTGCATTAGTTGTTATTTATATCAAAAAGAGAAAAAAGAAATTAATGACAAATAGAATGTGA
- the rplI gene encoding 50S ribosomal protein L9, which produces MQVILLEDVRKVGKKGDIVKVADGYGQNYLIKNKLAVMATQHERKNLAAEKAEEAAQEALKKEEAEALAKRLEDITVEFKVATGKEGRTFEHISTKQIVKALREQYDIKVDKRKFINAYPIGNLGTTKLKIELFKGVIGTINVHLSEK; this is translated from the coding sequence ATGCAAGTTATTTTATTAGAAGATGTCAGAAAAGTAGGGAAGAAAGGCGATATCGTTAAAGTCGCTGATGGCTATGGCCAGAACTACCTTATTAAAAACAAATTAGCAGTTATGGCGACGCAGCATGAACGTAAAAACTTAGCTGCAGAAAAAGCTGAAGAAGCGGCTCAGGAAGCATTAAAGAAAGAAGAAGCCGAAGCTTTAGCAAAACGTTTAGAAGACATTACTGTTGAATTTAAAGTAGCTACTGGTAAAGAAGGTCGTACTTTTGAACATATCTCTACTAAACAGATCGTCAAAGCTTTAAGAGAACAGTATGATATCAAAGTGGATAAGAGAAAGTTCATTAATGCTTATCCAATTGGTAACTTAGGGACAACGAAATTAAAGATTGAATTATTCAAAGGTGTTATTGGAACAATTAACGTACATTTATCAGAAAAGTAG
- the lepB gene encoding signal peptidase I has translation MTEEKNVNGKKALRDLAIKIGMYILAVILLFTFVLDIKIQYGNNMYPAIRDGELVITNRLAHSDVETPVIYKHDGSKKVGRIIATEGQVVSINGNGKLLINGVQPAEEIFYKTSKADSKIKYPYTVPSGHFFILNDYRSDMNDSRTYGAIAKSDVHGPVLLTIRRRGF, from the coding sequence ATGACCGAAGAAAAGAATGTTAATGGTAAGAAAGCTTTAAGAGATCTTGCTATTAAGATTGGAATGTATATTTTAGCGGTGATTCTGTTATTTACGTTTGTTTTGGATATTAAGATTCAGTATGGGAATAACATGTATCCAGCGATTAGAGATGGAGAATTGGTTATTACTAACAGATTAGCACATAGTGATGTGGAAACACCTGTTATTTATAAACATGATGGATCAAAGAAGGTAGGCAGAATTATTGCTACAGAAGGACAGGTTGTTTCTATTAATGGAAATGGGAAACTGTTAATTAATGGAGTACAGCCAGCGGAAGAAATCTTCTATAAGACATCAAAAGCAGATTCTAAAATCAAATATCCTTATACAGTTCCTAGCGGTCATTTCTTTATTCTTAATGATTATCGTAGTGATATGAATGATAGCCGTACTTATGGAGCGATCGCTAAAAGCGATGTCCATGGACCGGTATTGTTAACTATTCGGAGACGTGGTTTCTAA